Proteins from one Romeriopsis navalis LEGE 11480 genomic window:
- a CDS encoding tetratricopeptide repeat protein, translating into MPTIADAITQAFQAFESGNLEQSEWWCRQALQHDPKRPEILNLVGGICQTMGNSDDAIAWYREAIDANPNYAEAYNNLGVALQSLGHLDIALAQFEAALSLQPKYAQAYFNWGNALSADGQIEEAATAYQRALELQPDYTAARNNLANLMQSIGEYQPAIALYRQSIAQNPDSAIAHMNLANLLQEQGNLDGAMVHYGKAIALDSQNTNLIYNIALAHEKSGNPQQAIHTHYQVLKLNSRHAESHHQLGCLLKHDRPTEALAHLQQAINYQPNLAEAYNSIGGIWHDRMEIPAAIASFQQAINLDPDFADAHLNLATALLLNGDYKSGFTEFEWRWESQTYLIDQLPRHRSMPQWDGTNLQGKTILLWAEQGISETLQFVRYVAEIATRGAEIWLECDPKLVRLFEKLPQIKAIIPRGQTVTPCDYQSSLMSLPKILNTTIETIPASVDLGIPPTVSTSIKKIGLAVSEDCQSDIQSALAAIDGIELIPLSEPEDYAELTDPIANLDLVIATEGPIAHLAASLGQTTWMLLEYAPAWIWLSDRADSPWYPTIEIFRQAQPGDWTIPLTATIEQIHSTS; encoded by the coding sequence ATGCCCACGATCGCCGACGCCATCACCCAAGCCTTCCAAGCCTTTGAATCCGGAAATCTGGAGCAATCCGAATGGTGGTGCCGCCAAGCGTTGCAACATGACCCTAAACGTCCCGAAATACTCAATCTCGTCGGCGGCATCTGTCAAACCATGGGCAACTCCGACGACGCCATTGCCTGGTACCGCGAAGCAATTGACGCAAATCCCAATTACGCCGAAGCCTACAACAACCTCGGCGTCGCCCTCCAATCCCTCGGCCACCTCGACATTGCCCTCGCACAATTTGAAGCGGCGCTATCGCTCCAGCCCAAATATGCCCAGGCTTATTTCAACTGGGGAAATGCCCTCAGTGCCGATGGTCAAATCGAAGAAGCCGCGACAGCTTATCAAAGGGCACTCGAACTTCAGCCGGACTACACCGCGGCTCGCAACAATCTCGCCAACTTAATGCAATCCATCGGCGAATATCAACCCGCCATCGCCCTTTACCGCCAATCGATCGCCCAAAATCCCGACTCTGCCATCGCCCATATGAACCTGGCGAATTTGCTCCAAGAGCAGGGCAACCTCGATGGGGCAATGGTGCATTACGGAAAAGCGATCGCCCTTGATTCACAAAACACTAACCTGATTTACAATATCGCGCTCGCCCACGAAAAATCTGGTAATCCCCAGCAAGCGATCCACACCCACTATCAAGTTTTAAAACTCAACTCGCGCCACGCCGAAAGTCATCATCAACTCGGCTGTTTGCTCAAACACGATCGCCCCACCGAAGCACTCGCTCACCTCCAACAAGCAATCAACTATCAACCCAACTTGGCCGAAGCCTACAACAGTATTGGCGGCATCTGGCATGATCGGATGGAAATCCCCGCCGCGATCGCCAGTTTTCAGCAAGCCATTAATCTCGACCCCGACTTTGCCGACGCCCACCTCAATCTGGCAACAGCATTACTCTTGAACGGTGATTACAAAAGTGGCTTTACTGAATTCGAGTGGCGTTGGGAATCACAAACATACTTAATTGATCAACTGCCCCGACATCGATCGATGCCTCAATGGGATGGCACGAATCTCCAAGGCAAAACTATTCTCCTCTGGGCCGAACAAGGCATCAGCGAAACCCTACAATTCGTGCGATACGTTGCAGAAATCGCAACCCGTGGGGCTGAAATATGGCTGGAATGCGATCCAAAACTAGTCAGATTATTTGAAAAACTGCCCCAGATTAAAGCGATTATCCCCCGTGGTCAAACCGTAACCCCATGTGATTATCAATCATCACTGATGTCGTTACCCAAAATACTAAACACAACAATAGAAACAATCCCTGCATCAGTTGATTTAGGTATTCCACCAACTGTCTCAACATCAATCAAAAAAATTGGCTTGGCTGTGAGCGAAGATTGCCAAAGTGATATTCAATCAGCACTTGCCGCGATCGACGGCATCGAACTAATCCCACTATCCGAGCCAGAAGATTATGCTGAACTCACAGATCCGATCGCGAATCTAGACTTGGTAATTGCCACCGAAGGTCCAATTGCCCATCTCGCAGCTAGCCTCGGACAAACCACTTGGATGCTGCTCGAATATGCTCCCGCTTGGATCTGGTTGAGCGATCGGGCCGACAGTCCTTGGTATCCCACGATCGAAATCTTCCGCCAAGCTCAACCCGGAGACTGGACAATACCGCTTACAGCAACCATCGAGCAAATCCATTCCACAAGCTAA
- a CDS encoding succinate dehydrogenase/fumarate reductase flavoprotein subunit: MANCFRKIPISTFSTLHSQLLLAMIEHDVLIVGGGLAGCRAALEIVRTDPDLSVGLIAKTHPIRSHSVAAQGGMAATLKNVDETDSWEAHAFDTVKGSDYLADQDAVAILTQEAPEVVIDLEHMGVLFSRLPDGRIAQRAFGGHTHNRTCYAADKTGHAILHELVSNLMKYGVTLYDEWYVMRLIMEENQAKGLVMYNLIDSEIQVARAKAVMFATGGYGRVFNTTSNDFASTGDGLAMTAAVGLPLEDMEFVQFHPTGLYPVGVLISEAVRGEGAYLLNSNGDRFMADYAPSRMELAPRDITSRAIMREVAAGRGLHPDGTAGGPHVHLDLRHMGKETIMQRVPFAWEEAHRLVGVDAVYDPMPVRPTAHYSMGGIPVNTDGQVRRDANSLVEGFFSAGETACVSVHGGNRLGSNSLLECVVYGKRTGAAIAKYISNKPLPNFNEQQYLQAAKARLQSLLDQPGEHRIQAVRQEFQDCMTEHCGVFRNATILQAGLVKLQSIKQKATQVYLDDKNTCWNTELTEAIELQSLLTIGEVILTSALNRKESRGAHYREDYQTRDDPNFLKHTLAYHSREGVKVDSMPVVLNQFEPKERKY; this comes from the coding sequence ATGGCGAACTGCTTCCGCAAAATTCCGATTTCGACCTTCTCAACGCTCCATTCTCAACTCTTGCTGGCTATGATTGAGCATGATGTATTGATTGTCGGCGGCGGTTTGGCCGGATGTCGCGCGGCCCTCGAAATCGTCCGCACTGACCCGGATTTGAGTGTGGGCCTGATTGCCAAAACGCACCCAATTCGATCGCACTCCGTTGCCGCCCAAGGTGGCATGGCCGCAACGCTCAAAAATGTCGATGAAACTGACTCCTGGGAAGCCCACGCCTTTGATACAGTCAAAGGATCAGACTATCTTGCCGACCAAGATGCCGTTGCCATTCTGACCCAGGAAGCCCCCGAGGTCGTGATCGACCTCGAACATATGGGCGTCTTATTTTCCCGTCTTCCCGATGGACGCATCGCTCAACGCGCCTTCGGTGGCCACACCCACAATCGTACCTGCTACGCCGCCGATAAAACTGGCCACGCCATTCTCCACGAACTCGTTTCAAACCTGATGAAGTATGGCGTCACCCTCTATGACGAGTGGTACGTCATGCGCCTGATCATGGAGGAGAATCAAGCCAAAGGCTTGGTTATGTACAACTTAATTGATAGCGAGATCCAGGTGGCCCGTGCGAAAGCCGTGATGTTTGCCACTGGCGGCTACGGGAGAGTGTTCAATACCACTTCTAATGACTTTGCCTCCACAGGCGATGGTTTGGCCATGACGGCAGCCGTCGGTTTACCGCTCGAAGATATGGAATTTGTCCAGTTCCATCCCACTGGGCTTTACCCTGTGGGCGTACTAATTTCCGAAGCGGTGCGTGGCGAAGGGGCATATCTGCTGAATAGCAATGGCGATCGGTTCATGGCCGACTATGCCCCCAGTCGCATGGAACTCGCCCCCCGCGACATCACCTCCCGGGCCATCATGCGCGAAGTTGCCGCCGGACGTGGCCTACATCCCGATGGCACCGCCGGTGGCCCCCATGTCCACCTCGACCTACGCCACATGGGCAAAGAAACAATCATGCAGCGGGTGCCCTTTGCTTGGGAAGAAGCACATCGTCTGGTCGGGGTTGATGCTGTCTATGATCCAATGCCCGTAAGACCAACTGCGCACTATTCCATGGGCGGCATTCCCGTTAACACCGATGGTCAGGTTCGCCGAGATGCCAACAGTTTAGTTGAAGGCTTCTTTTCGGCGGGTGAAACAGCCTGTGTATCCGTCCACGGAGGCAATCGACTCGGCAGTAACTCACTACTGGAATGCGTCGTTTATGGCAAACGTACAGGCGCAGCGATCGCCAAATATATCAGCAATAAACCACTGCCCAATTTCAACGAACAGCAATACCTGCAAGCGGCAAAAGCCAGACTCCAGTCACTGCTCGATCAACCCGGTGAACATCGGATTCAAGCCGTACGCCAGGAGTTTCAAGACTGTATGACCGAGCATTGCGGCGTTTTCCGTAATGCCACGATCTTGCAAGCCGGATTAGTCAAATTACAAAGCATCAAACAAAAAGCCACCCAGGTTTATCTCGATGATAAAAACACCTGCTGGAATACCGAATTAACCGAAGCGATCGAGCTCCAGTCACTGCTGACGATCGGTGAAGTCATTCTCACTTCAGCGCTAAACCGCAAAGAAAGCCGGGGTGCCCATTACCGCGAAGATTATCAAACCCGTGATGATCCCAATTTCCTCAAACATACTCTGGCATACCATAGCCGCGAAGGAGTCAAAGTTGATTCGATGCCCGTTGTCCTAAATCAATTTGAACCCAAAGAACGAAAATACTAA